The following are from one region of the Halictus rubicundus isolate RS-2024b chromosome 15, iyHalRubi1_principal, whole genome shotgun sequence genome:
- the LOC143361485 gene encoding ester hydrolase C11orf54 homolog isoform X2, whose product MTKCNRHCTNHYVLRKRYSSERSPDQARLSNDPATMSLDVNGLNIVKRELLVPSLDEIKDVITEGLTKNFSEVQVEVVDCPDLTQEPFMLAAPGLGGNTTVLEIGGPPFLLPLVQRDKVYDVQKLVKHLQCCKNPFVIGAGAGPWPHINCNCELMMNLVMPNDNVKNESRIASVDKTDGKCVLQTLPDNETRLALLANLFVSEGKPGQVLKVHAKKRTGNNDFIASMQKALEQHYQNDLVGLGGTFLMNDGKIKQHVMSDFSTVPLNTEAKLNNWLRFYNMSTPLIAVGTFVSSESDIDLRVQHFHSFSNHGEGGHYHIDTTPETIEYLGYFNLGNVLYRVDQPKTALQFGKD is encoded by the exons ATGACAAAATGTAATCGGCATTGTACCAATCATTACGTACTCCGCAAACGATACAGTTCAGAACGATCTCCTGATCAAGCCAGACTTTCG AACGATCCAGCAACAATGTCTTTGGACGTAAATGGACTCAACATCGTGAAAAGGGAACTGCTCGTTCCTTCGCTCGACGAAATCAAGGATG TGATAACAGAAGGCCTGACCAAGAACTTCTCCGAGGTTCAGGTCGAAGTTGTGGACTGCCCAGACTTAACGCAAGAACCTTTCATGCTTGCTGCACCAG GCTTAGGAGGTAATACTACGGTGCTAGAAATTGGGGGTCCCCCATTCCTTCTTCCTTTGGTGCAGAGAGACAAGGTATACGATGTCCAAAAGCTCGTGAAACACTTGCAGTGCTGCAAGAACCCCTTTGTCATTGGAGCGGGAGCTGGACCATGGCCACACATAAATTGCAACTGCGAG CTTATGATGAATCTGGTAATGCCAAACGACAATGTGAAAAACGAGAGCCGTATTGCATCCGTCGACAAAACCGATGGGAAATGTGTGCTGCAAACCTTGCCCGACAATGAAACAAGACTGGCTCTGTTAGCCAACCTGTTTGTCAGCGAGGGGAAACCAGGGCAGGTGTTAAAAGTTCATGCCAAGAAACGCACTGGGAACAATGATTTCATTGCGAGCATGCAGAAAGCACTTGAGCAACACTACCAAAACGATCTTGTTG gaTTAGGAGGAACGTTCCTAATGAACGACGGTAAAATTAAGCAGCACGTCATGAGCGACTTCTCAACGGTTCCACTGAACACAGAAGCAAAGCTGAATAATTGGCTACGTTTCTACAACATGTCCACACCCCTAATCGCCGTGGGCACGTTCGTCAGCTCCGAAAGC GACATCGATCTCCGTGTCCAACATTTCCACAGCTTCTCCAATCACGGAGAAGGAGGTCATTATCACATTGATACGACTCCGGAAACTATTGAATACTTAGGGTACTTCAATTTAGGAAATGTGCTGTACCGTGTGGATCAGCCAAAGACTGCTCTACAGTTTGGAAAGGACTGA
- the LOC143361486 gene encoding solute carrier family 35 member G1, with translation MKMKFSIDSTASYNSIDPAYLHTEQFANNAQAYQEGTKWYGVFLAFLSGTFFTISSALVKAIQNVDPMVLLAIRAILQMLVMAGAAFRASKSIFGPKDQRLLLHFQGIVGGATLSLLYYSFRELPIGDATTIIFSSPVIVIALSFIFLKEPCGILRVIVMCSLFAGVVFVSKPPFLFQIHRAEPYNLIGYLCAILATVFTALNIVIMRKCSEIHYSTIIFNLSWWSLITAVFFFCIVTEQHVQKLKLPTDWFTWAKIASVAITGLSGQVLVTNALKIEGAGKVSVTRSLDIILAYVVQVYLFGDQPSSTSIIGAFLIIVSVVCMGFEKEVYSVCDFIP, from the exons ATGAAAATGAAGTTCAGCATCGACTCCACCGCTTCTTACAACAGTATAGACCCGGCGTACCTGCATACAGAGCAATTCGCCAACAATGCTCAGGCTTATCAAGAGGGCACCAAATGGTATGGCGTGTTTCTGGCGTTTCTCTCGGGTACGTTCTTCACGATAAGTTCAGCGTTGGTCAAAGCCATTCAAAATGTGGACCCCATGGTGTTGCTCGCGATCAGAGCTATCCTACAAATGCTGGTCATGGCCGGTGCAGCGTTCAGAGCCTCCAAAAGCATATTTGGTCCCAAAGACCAGAGGCTACTGCTGCATTTCCAG GGAATAGTGGGAGGCGCAACTCTATCACTGCTGTATTACAGCTTCCGTGAATTACCCATAGGAGATGCGACGACAATTATATTCAGCTCTCCTGTTATAGTCATCGCGCTCTCTTTCATTTTCTTGAAGGAACCGTGCGGCATACTGCGTGTGATAGTCATGTGTTCGCTCTTCGCAGGTGTGGTCTTTGTGTCCAAGCCACCATTTCTGTTTCAG ATACACAGAGCTGAGCCGTATAATCTGATCGGGTATCTGTGCGCTATCCTAGCAACGGTCTTTACAGCTCTGAATATCGTCATCATGAGAAAGTGTTCAGAGATTCATTACTCCACGATCATCTTCAATCTATCATGGTGGTCCCTTATCACTGCAGTGTTCTTCTTCTGTATCGTAACGGAGCAACACGTGCAGAAGCTGAAATTGCCCACGGACTGGTTCACATGGGCCAAGATAGCGTCGGTGGCGATCACTGGACTGTCCGGACAAGTTTTAGTGACGAATGCGTTGAAAATCGAAGGCGCAGGCAAAGTATCGGTGACCAGGTCACTGGACATCATACTAGCCTATGTTGTGCAAGTATACCTCTTCGGAGACCAGCCATCGTCCACTAGTATAATCGGCGCGTTCTTGATCATTGTCTCCGTCGTGTGCATGGGATTCGAAAAAGAGGTTTATAGTGTTTGCGATTTTATTCCCTAG
- the LOC143361480 gene encoding uncharacterized protein LOC143361480 isoform X2, which translates to MDVPGDLTLQWVEEVGNVIHEEVICGLEAELVAPEEGVIGACEEVTVEETVESGPNVTPTTESEILMVPQSSDMESIYIVPQDQGHDYLNIQVTEEVITDNWDRSGHEDGVEIPDSKVSHDNLLEYDDMEIPLPIDQDSYTNSRPYPCDFCSRRFRKKANLMNHMVAHQTDRPHGCNLCGARYARKCDLMNHLKIHAYAPSRDGLEDDLNDDDPLAPEVEESTKGRRKKVQSSAPRKRKNYSTLPKRTVEDSKMDMGNGNYASSSKWNDQITSVSAEPQAPRWPITDPTKPYVCQFCGVGFAREKALASHARIHGGDSPFECTSCGDMFWDVNSLREHVRAKHGGTVQSDTEEYDNDATYTGDERFGEFYCNTCGVPFHRLDLLKRHQKIHIKQEDDTMEGSSQHHVCNVCGEWFEEALALLAHAELHARSPSRRCLLCGERCRDDAEVAEHVRQNHAEDAPPNTCTLCGKTCKDKRSLLKHSWVHNVDKTFGCTKCGKRFHSKARLRRHMVSHRNKMVICDECGEEFPDGRALVSHRHSHNKDLGGRSFPCRECGKTFGSRSSQQIHIRIHTGERPYGCRFCWKAFADGGTLRKHERIHTGEKPYGCAICPRAFNQRVVLREHVRAHHSGPDPKCVGSVTPYLCKVCGDAYGTSEEIVAHIVQHCDDNTALRRQPQTGPRKYKRRRKLKPHETNTMLRVTDQYDIMEAGSDSDDNTKRKLGRKNKQHRSNVEEGYQNVLKSFESSLQNINSIVSNSKLNPGKSKLSKKKLRKEEKKNEAQASCQPGRPKMIHTQKTRVPVEIGSDGVKKGQKTKTMVTRTPKVMPNEHKLGIFPGGERNRPRTKNVSYHIEGKLQPAPATFTKPKEEKALTSHQMMPLTNIKLEPNVQKAPSNNHRNNNGNILTVNEKMEPAPRKRSGVLKKIKKQKHGIKQEPMDIDEEEMQNNNNMQNTDSARLMEHAVDGSNLEVAFEASVTAEEDKYHPDMGKVNNAEDIGAGNMKLSVKVESTPQRMLAVHHSVIAPVDDIPETIIPDAVEYTCEMCSAVFSSRAELLVHVPIHI; encoded by the exons ATGGATGTACCTGGTGATTTAACATTGCAATGGGTGGAAGAGGTGGGGAACGTTATTCACGAAGAAGTGATATGTGGTTTAGAAGCGGAGCTAGTTGCTCCAGAGGAAGGAGTAATCGGAGCTTGCGAGGAGGTCACCGTTGAAGAAACGGTTGAATCGGGTCCAAATGTTACTCCTACAACAGAGTCGGAAATCTTAATGGTTCCACAATCTAGCGACATGGAGTCTATATACATAGTGCCGCAAGACCAAGGACACGATTATCTGAACATACAGGTTACGGAAGAAGTAATAACAGACAATTGGGATAGATCTGGCCACGAAGATGG GGTTGAGATACCAGATTCTAAAGTGTCTCATGATAATTTACTCGAATACGATGACATGGAAATACCTTTGCCTATCGACCAAGATTCTTACACAAACAGTAGACCGTATCCTTGCGACTTTTGTAGCAGAAGGTTCAGGAAAAAAGCGAACTTAATGAATCACATGGTGGCGCATCAGACAGATCGTCCTCATGGCTGCAATCTTTGTGGTGCACGCTATGCTCGGAAGTGTGATCTCATGAATCATTTAAAGATTCATGCGTACGCTCCATCCCGAGATGGTTTGGAGGACGATTTGAATGACGATGACCCTCTTGCGCCAGAAGTAGAGGAGTCTACCAAAGGTAGACGTAAGAAAGTTCAGTCTAGCGCGCCAAGGAAACGCAAAAATTATTCCACTCTCCCAAAACGTACTGTTGAGGATAGTAAAATGGATATGGGCAA TGGTAACTATGCGTCAAGCTCCAAGTGGAACGATCAGATTACGTCCGTATCAGCTGAACCTCAAGCACCAAGGTGGCCTATAACCGACCCCACAAAACCATACGTTTGTCAATTCTGTGGTGTTGGTTTTGCACGAGAAAAGGCACTGGCGTCACACGCGCGTATACACGGTGGTGACAGTCCTTTCGAATGCACATCATGCGGTGACATGTTCTGGGATGTTAACAGTTTAAGAGAGCACGTTCGCGCTAAACACGGTGGTACCGTACAATCTGACACAGAAGAATACGACAATGATGCCACATACACAGGCGATGAGAGATTTGGAGAATTTTATTGCAACACCTGTGGTGTTCCCTTTCATCGTTTGGACTTACTTAAGCGACACCAAAA GATTCATATCAAGCAAGAAGATGACACAATGGAAGGTTCGAGTCAACATCATGTTTGCAATGTTTGCGGAGAATGGTTCGAAGAGGCTTTAGCGTTGTTAGCGCACGCTGAACTTCACGCTAG ATCACCCAGTCGACGGTGTTTACTATGCGGTGAAAGATGTCGCGACGACGCTGAAGTCGCGGAACATGTTCGTCAAAATCATGCCGAGGATGCTCCGCCGAACACTTGCACACTTTGCGGGAAAACATGCAAAGACAAACGAAGTTTGTTGAAGCACTCTTGGGTGCACAATGTTGATAAAACCTTTGGGTGCACAAAATGCGGAAAACGTTTTCACAGCAAAGCCAGATTACGGAG ACACATGGTCTCGCATCGTAATAAAATGGTGATTTGCGACGAATGCGGAGAGGAGTTTCCTGATGGTAGAGCTTTGGTCAGCCATCGTCATTCGCATAATAAAGATTTGGGCGGCCGCTCTTTTCCATGCAGGGAATGTGGAAAAACATTCGGCAGCCGCAGCTCACAACAGATTCACATACGTATCCACACCGGAGAGAGACCATATGGTTGTAGATTTTGTTGGAAAGCGTTCGCTGACGGTGGTACATTGAGAAAACACGAACGCATTCATACAGGCGAGAAGCCATATGGATGTGCAATTTGTCCGCGTGCTTTCAATCAGAGA GTTGTTCTAAGGGAGCACGTTCGCGCTCATCATTCAGGGCCCGATCCGAAATGCGTAGGTAGCGTTACGCCTTATCTGTGCAAGGTGTGCGGCGATGCGTACGGCACATCCGAGGAGATAGTCGCGCACATCGTACAGCATTGCGACGACAACACCGCGTTGAGACGCCAGCCGCAAACTGGACCGCGAAAATACAAAAGGAGACGCAAGCTGAAGCCGCACGAGACGAACACGATGTTGCGTGTTACCGATCAATACGATATAATGGAAGCCGGCTCCGATTCGGACGACAACACCAAGAGGAAACTCGGAAGGAAGAACAAACAGCACCGGTCGAACGTCGAGGAGGGATACCAAAACGTTCTGAAGAGCTTCGAGAGCTCTCTGCAGAACATCAACTCGATCGTCAGCAATTCGAAACTGAACCCAGGCAAGTCCAAGCTGTCGAAAAAGAAGCTCAGGAAAGAGGAGAAGAAGAACGAGGCCCAGGCCTCGTGTCAGCCTGGCAGACCAAAAATGATTCACACGCAAAAAACGAGAGTGCCTGTAGAGATCGGTAGCGACGGAGTCAAGAAGGGTCAGAAGACCAAAACGATGGTAACAAGGACTCCGAAAGTGATGCCAAATGAACACAAGTTAGGGATATTCCCGGGCGGCGAGAGGAACCGACCGAGAACGAAGAACGTCAGCTATCACATCGAGGGGAAGCTTCAACCGGCACCGGCCACATTCACGAAACCAAAGGAAGAAAAAGCTCTGACGTCACACCAGATGATGCCGTTGACGAACATCAAGCTGGAGCCTAACGTGCAGAAAGCGCCGAGTAATAATCACAGGAACAATAATGGTAACATTCTTACCGTGAACGAGAAGATGGAGCCGGCGCCCAGAAAGAGATCGGGCGTCCTGAAGAAGATCAAGAAGCAGAAACATGGGATCAAACAGGAACCGATGGATATCGATGAGGAAGAGAtgcagaataataataatatgcagAACACGGACTCCGCGAGATTAATGGAGCACGCGGTCGACGGGAGTAATTTGGAAGTTGCATTTGAGGCGAGCGTCACCGCCGAGGAGGATAAATACCATCCCGATATGGGTAAGGTAAACAATGCCGAGGACATTGGCGCCGGGAACATGAAACTCAGTGTGAAAGTCGAGTCGACGCCCCAACGGATGTTGGCCGTTCACCATAGTGTTATAGCGCCCGTGGATGATATTCCAGAAACTATAATACCGGATGCTGTGGAATACACGTGCGAGATGTGTTCCGCGGTGTTCTCCAGCCGTGCAGAGTTGTTGGTGCACGTTCCGATACATATTTGA
- the LOC143361480 gene encoding uncharacterized protein LOC143361480 isoform X1 gives MDVPGDLTLQWVEEVGNVIHEEVICGLEAELVAPEEGVIGACEEVTVEETVESGPNVTPTTESEILMVPQSSDMESIYIVPQDQGHDYLNIQVTEEVITDNWDRSGHEDGVEIPDSKVSHDNLLEYDDMEIPLPIDQDSYTNSRPYPCDFCSRRFRKKANLMNHMVAHQTDRPHGCNLCGARYARKCDLMNHLKIHAYAPSRDGLEDDLNDDDPLAPEVEESTKGRRKKVQSSAPRKRKNYSTLPKRTVEDSKMDMGKYVNESYDYVDEDTRLLEEMTSRNSTCSGNYASSSKWNDQITSVSAEPQAPRWPITDPTKPYVCQFCGVGFAREKALASHARIHGGDSPFECTSCGDMFWDVNSLREHVRAKHGGTVQSDTEEYDNDATYTGDERFGEFYCNTCGVPFHRLDLLKRHQKIHIKQEDDTMEGSSQHHVCNVCGEWFEEALALLAHAELHARSPSRRCLLCGERCRDDAEVAEHVRQNHAEDAPPNTCTLCGKTCKDKRSLLKHSWVHNVDKTFGCTKCGKRFHSKARLRRHMVSHRNKMVICDECGEEFPDGRALVSHRHSHNKDLGGRSFPCRECGKTFGSRSSQQIHIRIHTGERPYGCRFCWKAFADGGTLRKHERIHTGEKPYGCAICPRAFNQRVVLREHVRAHHSGPDPKCVGSVTPYLCKVCGDAYGTSEEIVAHIVQHCDDNTALRRQPQTGPRKYKRRRKLKPHETNTMLRVTDQYDIMEAGSDSDDNTKRKLGRKNKQHRSNVEEGYQNVLKSFESSLQNINSIVSNSKLNPGKSKLSKKKLRKEEKKNEAQASCQPGRPKMIHTQKTRVPVEIGSDGVKKGQKTKTMVTRTPKVMPNEHKLGIFPGGERNRPRTKNVSYHIEGKLQPAPATFTKPKEEKALTSHQMMPLTNIKLEPNVQKAPSNNHRNNNGNILTVNEKMEPAPRKRSGVLKKIKKQKHGIKQEPMDIDEEEMQNNNNMQNTDSARLMEHAVDGSNLEVAFEASVTAEEDKYHPDMGKVNNAEDIGAGNMKLSVKVESTPQRMLAVHHSVIAPVDDIPETIIPDAVEYTCEMCSAVFSSRAELLVHVPIHI, from the exons ATGGATGTACCTGGTGATTTAACATTGCAATGGGTGGAAGAGGTGGGGAACGTTATTCACGAAGAAGTGATATGTGGTTTAGAAGCGGAGCTAGTTGCTCCAGAGGAAGGAGTAATCGGAGCTTGCGAGGAGGTCACCGTTGAAGAAACGGTTGAATCGGGTCCAAATGTTACTCCTACAACAGAGTCGGAAATCTTAATGGTTCCACAATCTAGCGACATGGAGTCTATATACATAGTGCCGCAAGACCAAGGACACGATTATCTGAACATACAGGTTACGGAAGAAGTAATAACAGACAATTGGGATAGATCTGGCCACGAAGATGG GGTTGAGATACCAGATTCTAAAGTGTCTCATGATAATTTACTCGAATACGATGACATGGAAATACCTTTGCCTATCGACCAAGATTCTTACACAAACAGTAGACCGTATCCTTGCGACTTTTGTAGCAGAAGGTTCAGGAAAAAAGCGAACTTAATGAATCACATGGTGGCGCATCAGACAGATCGTCCTCATGGCTGCAATCTTTGTGGTGCACGCTATGCTCGGAAGTGTGATCTCATGAATCATTTAAAGATTCATGCGTACGCTCCATCCCGAGATGGTTTGGAGGACGATTTGAATGACGATGACCCTCTTGCGCCAGAAGTAGAGGAGTCTACCAAAGGTAGACGTAAGAAAGTTCAGTCTAGCGCGCCAAGGAAACGCAAAAATTATTCCACTCTCCCAAAACGTACTGTTGAGGATAGTAAAATGGATATGGGCAAGTACGTCAATGAATCTTACGATTATGTTGACGAAGATACGCGTTTATTAGAGGAAATGACTAGTAGAAATTCTACATGCAGTGGTAACTATGCGTCAAGCTCCAAGTGGAACGATCAGATTACGTCCGTATCAGCTGAACCTCAAGCACCAAGGTGGCCTATAACCGACCCCACAAAACCATACGTTTGTCAATTCTGTGGTGTTGGTTTTGCACGAGAAAAGGCACTGGCGTCACACGCGCGTATACACGGTGGTGACAGTCCTTTCGAATGCACATCATGCGGTGACATGTTCTGGGATGTTAACAGTTTAAGAGAGCACGTTCGCGCTAAACACGGTGGTACCGTACAATCTGACACAGAAGAATACGACAATGATGCCACATACACAGGCGATGAGAGATTTGGAGAATTTTATTGCAACACCTGTGGTGTTCCCTTTCATCGTTTGGACTTACTTAAGCGACACCAAAA GATTCATATCAAGCAAGAAGATGACACAATGGAAGGTTCGAGTCAACATCATGTTTGCAATGTTTGCGGAGAATGGTTCGAAGAGGCTTTAGCGTTGTTAGCGCACGCTGAACTTCACGCTAG ATCACCCAGTCGACGGTGTTTACTATGCGGTGAAAGATGTCGCGACGACGCTGAAGTCGCGGAACATGTTCGTCAAAATCATGCCGAGGATGCTCCGCCGAACACTTGCACACTTTGCGGGAAAACATGCAAAGACAAACGAAGTTTGTTGAAGCACTCTTGGGTGCACAATGTTGATAAAACCTTTGGGTGCACAAAATGCGGAAAACGTTTTCACAGCAAAGCCAGATTACGGAG ACACATGGTCTCGCATCGTAATAAAATGGTGATTTGCGACGAATGCGGAGAGGAGTTTCCTGATGGTAGAGCTTTGGTCAGCCATCGTCATTCGCATAATAAAGATTTGGGCGGCCGCTCTTTTCCATGCAGGGAATGTGGAAAAACATTCGGCAGCCGCAGCTCACAACAGATTCACATACGTATCCACACCGGAGAGAGACCATATGGTTGTAGATTTTGTTGGAAAGCGTTCGCTGACGGTGGTACATTGAGAAAACACGAACGCATTCATACAGGCGAGAAGCCATATGGATGTGCAATTTGTCCGCGTGCTTTCAATCAGAGA GTTGTTCTAAGGGAGCACGTTCGCGCTCATCATTCAGGGCCCGATCCGAAATGCGTAGGTAGCGTTACGCCTTATCTGTGCAAGGTGTGCGGCGATGCGTACGGCACATCCGAGGAGATAGTCGCGCACATCGTACAGCATTGCGACGACAACACCGCGTTGAGACGCCAGCCGCAAACTGGACCGCGAAAATACAAAAGGAGACGCAAGCTGAAGCCGCACGAGACGAACACGATGTTGCGTGTTACCGATCAATACGATATAATGGAAGCCGGCTCCGATTCGGACGACAACACCAAGAGGAAACTCGGAAGGAAGAACAAACAGCACCGGTCGAACGTCGAGGAGGGATACCAAAACGTTCTGAAGAGCTTCGAGAGCTCTCTGCAGAACATCAACTCGATCGTCAGCAATTCGAAACTGAACCCAGGCAAGTCCAAGCTGTCGAAAAAGAAGCTCAGGAAAGAGGAGAAGAAGAACGAGGCCCAGGCCTCGTGTCAGCCTGGCAGACCAAAAATGATTCACACGCAAAAAACGAGAGTGCCTGTAGAGATCGGTAGCGACGGAGTCAAGAAGGGTCAGAAGACCAAAACGATGGTAACAAGGACTCCGAAAGTGATGCCAAATGAACACAAGTTAGGGATATTCCCGGGCGGCGAGAGGAACCGACCGAGAACGAAGAACGTCAGCTATCACATCGAGGGGAAGCTTCAACCGGCACCGGCCACATTCACGAAACCAAAGGAAGAAAAAGCTCTGACGTCACACCAGATGATGCCGTTGACGAACATCAAGCTGGAGCCTAACGTGCAGAAAGCGCCGAGTAATAATCACAGGAACAATAATGGTAACATTCTTACCGTGAACGAGAAGATGGAGCCGGCGCCCAGAAAGAGATCGGGCGTCCTGAAGAAGATCAAGAAGCAGAAACATGGGATCAAACAGGAACCGATGGATATCGATGAGGAAGAGAtgcagaataataataatatgcagAACACGGACTCCGCGAGATTAATGGAGCACGCGGTCGACGGGAGTAATTTGGAAGTTGCATTTGAGGCGAGCGTCACCGCCGAGGAGGATAAATACCATCCCGATATGGGTAAGGTAAACAATGCCGAGGACATTGGCGCCGGGAACATGAAACTCAGTGTGAAAGTCGAGTCGACGCCCCAACGGATGTTGGCCGTTCACCATAGTGTTATAGCGCCCGTGGATGATATTCCAGAAACTATAATACCGGATGCTGTGGAATACACGTGCGAGATGTGTTCCGCGGTGTTCTCCAGCCGTGCAGAGTTGTTGGTGCACGTTCCGATACATATTTGA
- the LOC143361836 gene encoding uncharacterized protein LOC143361836 has protein sequence MTTIKAHSAEKLKPRLERIKQCLTSPKPRVTNIRDYNRSQPIRIKQLLIEDEERKKAKSSTKKKILPQRLGPIAKTSTQKQGNGLCTYDKSNSHSSHVRRNLDFNNVPDSTVSNNTDNEDQLLNPTITNSQQTFKEVPKPKIRISLLVRPDSIKDKHLQGHLRRATNHSKLDVVKENIPLVKKSAVPIYSAKSTNKQLGQNITGHNKKYTAESQCKISSSKCKIVKNASLNIANQNSVNCSKIPSVKLLEKDTCCPDERHLKCLESEMVEENECLKRLCNNLESTETVVPENGLNVKHPLSEMLCINRNEFMHLKCELENLVSTTEENLTKLKSTLTYVTELLSIPQKSISQADMYKETETNVKIMLDKEIQVDICKLKQPMEENSKLHDLETMDMNDKENVAVRCTDSSPDNTDESFKNLENQLGIKHMESVKKLPSLQHTPVIQKYRQKRSLKEYMSLKSTMSFLQTPDGKLLYKKNNIDKSTVENKSYISNKVLTDLQILYSDSPEST, from the exons ATGACGACGATTAAAGCACATAGTGCG GAAAAATTGAAACCTCGACTGGAAAGAATCAAACAATGTTTAACGTCTCCAAAACCAAGAGTGACCAACATTCGAG ATTATAACAGATCACAACCAATTAGAATAAAACAATTACTTATCGAAgatgaagaaagaaagaaagcgaAGAGTAGTA CTAAGAAAAAGATACTGCCCCAAAGATTAGGTCCAATTGCAAAAACATCAACACAGAAACAAGGCAATG GCCTCTGTACATACGATAAGTCTAACAGTCATTCCAGTCATGTACGTAGAAACCTTGATTTTAATAACGTGCCCGACAGTACTGTGAGTAATAACACTGACAATGAAGACCAATTGCTCAATCCAACAATAACAAACAGTCAACAAACATTCAAAGAAGTTCCAAAACCAAAGATAAGGATAAGTTTGTTAGTAAGGCCAGACAGTATTAAAGATAAACATTTGCAAGGACACTTAAGAAGAGCAACTAATCATTCGAAACTCGATGTGGTGAAGGAAAATATACCTCTTGTCAAGAAAAGTGCAGTTCCCATTTATTCTGCTAAAAGCACAAATAAACAATTAGGACAAAACATTACTGGACACAATAAGAAATATACTGCAGAATCCCAATGTAAAATTTCATCTAGCAAAtgcaaaattgttaaaaatgcaAGCCTAAATATTGCGAATCAAAATTCTGTGAACTGTTCTAAAATTCCAAGTGTGAAACTGCTTGAAAAAGATACATGTTGTCCAGATGAGAGACATTTGAAATGTCTAGAATCTGAGATGGTAGAAGAAAACGAATGTTTGAAAAGATTATGTAATAACTTAGAAAGTACAGAAACAGTAGTACCTGAGAATGGTCTGAACGTGAAACATCCTTTGTCCGAAATGCTGTGCATCAATAGAAAcgaatttatgcatttaaaatGCGAATTGGAAAATTTAGTAAGCACAACGGAAGAAAATCTAACCAAGTTGAAATCAACATTAACATATGTAACAGAATTGTTGTCTATACCACAAAAATCGATCTCGCAAGCAGACATGTACAAAGAAACTGAGACAAATGTTAAAATAATGTTGGATAAAGAAATTCAAGTAGACATTTGTAAATTAAAACAACCAATGGAGGAAAATTCAAAACTTCATGATTTGGAGACTATGGATATGAATGATAAGGAAAATGTTGCTGTCAGATGTACAGATTCATCTCCTGATAACACAGACGAAAGTTTTAAAAATCTAGAGAATCAATTAGGTATTAAGCATATGGAATCTGTTAAGAAACTCCCTTCCTTGCAACATACGCCTGTCATTCAAAAGTACAGACAGAAACGTTCGTTGAAAGAGTACATGAGCTTGAAGTCAACCATGAGCTTTTTGCAAACTCCGGACGGTAAgcttttgtataaaaaaaacaATATAGACAAATCTACTGTTGAAAATAAATCCTACATTTCGAATAAAGTGCTTACAGAccttcaaattttatattctGATTCGCCGGAGAGTACATAA